The Leucoraja erinacea ecotype New England chromosome 29, Leri_hhj_1, whole genome shotgun sequence genome has a window encoding:
- the LOC129711250 gene encoding interleukin-27 subunit beta-like, producing MELPIIVCAVMVLLNTSGAKEGQHIMAGAVTYYGEIGRNITLSCNVSASEAAEWRLNNSQINETTEVHLTGNDLAIFSAHPSKEGEYSCHSVETGNTYSRIFLLLGYVPGKPQLSCWSVRYPLNVVCTWNLEKPTNLPTEINTTYSYGTEVVKTCSSAGPLRGNCTIKDIKLFSKIPYKVIVTATNPLGSRSTIKEFIVEKIIKPDPPADVSLSPVPNQRKKLLLQWKPPATWPNPQLFTLKYIIRYWQAGSNRPRMIEINNLTNYTLSGLRSRAVYFVQVAAKDFVDNGQPSEWSPTISARLWSKE from the exons ATGGAGCTACCCATCATCGTTTGTGCTGTGATGGTGCTGCTAAATACCAGTGGTGCAAAAGAGGGTCAACACATCATGGCTG GTGCTGTCACGTACTATGGGGAGATTGGGAGGAACATCACTCTGAGTTGCAACGTCTCAGCCAGTGAAGCGGCAGAGTGGAGGCTGAACAACTCGCAGATCAATGAGACCACAGAGGTTCATCTGACTGGAAACGACCTCGCCATCTTCAGTGCTCATCCATCCAAGGAAGGGGAGTACAGCTgccacagcgtggagacaggcaaCACTTACAGCAGAATCTTTTTGCTACTGGGAT ATGTCCCAGGAAAACCCCAACTCAGCTGTTGGTCAGTCAGATACCCATTGAACGTGGTCTGCACCTGGAATCTGGAGAAGCCGACCAACCTCCCCACTGAGATTAACACCACATACAG TTATGGAACAGAAGTTGTTAAAACCTGCTCGAGTGCCGGGCCGCTGCGGGGCAACTGTACAATAAAGGACATCAAACTATTTTCGAAGATTCCCTACAAGGTGATAGTGACAGCAACAAACCCCCTGGGATCCCGATCCACCATTAAAGAATTCATTGTGGAGAAGATAA TTAAACCGGACCCGCCGGCTGATGTCAGCCTTTCTCCAGTACCCAACCAACGTAAGAAGCTGCTGCTCCAATGGAAGCCTCCTGCAACCTGGCCCAATCCACAGCTATTCACACTGAAATATATCATAAGATACTGGCAAGCAGGATCCAACAGACCCAGAATG ATTGAGATCAACAATCTCACCAACTACACTCTGAGTGGTCTGCGATCCAGAGCAGTGTACTTTGTACAAGTGGCAGCAAAGGATTTTGTTGACAATGGCCAACCCAGTGAGTGGAGCCCGACCATCTCTGCACGCCTGTGGTCCAAGGAGTGA